From a single Deltaproteobacteria bacterium genomic region:
- a CDS encoding ribosomal protein L7/L12 has product MRNNLKAWGIVGVLVVLVACSSEQGVNSPDPNLNNQPPAIQGGPSNIAGPTPSASPSPSPSPAVRAEVEKHDVILRSMSNKNAAIRVIRELFNYGLREAVYMADNIPVRLAECVSQEEVQTLQDKFKDENGYFATLDSVACGEGAPFVRIPPEAPANNVGGEIAPPIDPRWERQNSSVVLNGYDPNFRDKLISKLSEMMELTLREAIGLVDDLRDVRLVVVSCVTAHKAETTARDLEKVGGEVQIVEGNCGADWTVFLLGFQAAREEPLIERLVEMTGRDPRELRRRIRGINEDAPFTVLECVNQNQSRLALNLLAHAGGNTRSNRPPNGCAQ; this is encoded by the coding sequence ATGAGAAATAATTTAAAGGCCTGGGGTATCGTAGGGGTGTTGGTTGTGTTGGTAGCCTGTTCGAGCGAACAAGGTGTGAATTCGCCTGATCCAAATTTGAACAACCAACCTCCTGCGATTCAAGGGGGGCCTAGCAATATAGCGGGGCCAACACCTTCAGCATCACCTTCACCTTCACCATCCCCCGCAGTTCGTGCAGAAGTTGAAAAGCACGACGTTATTTTACGTAGCATGAGCAATAAGAATGCTGCCATTAGGGTGATACGCGAGCTTTTTAATTATGGGCTAAGGGAAGCAGTGTATATGGCAGACAATATCCCTGTTCGTTTGGCAGAGTGCGTGAGCCAAGAAGAAGTTCAAACTTTACAAGATAAATTTAAAGATGAAAATGGCTACTTTGCAACACTTGATTCTGTTGCTTGCGGTGAAGGTGCACCTTTTGTGCGGATACCTCCTGAGGCTCCAGCTAATAATGTGGGTGGAGAAATTGCGCCTCCGATCGATCCCCGGTGGGAACGCCAGAATTCAAGTGTTGTTTTGAATGGCTATGATCCCAATTTTAGAGATAAACTCATTAGCAAACTTTCAGAAATGATGGAGCTCACTCTTCGAGAAGCTATAGGATTGGTTGATGATCTTAGAGATGTTCGCTTGGTGGTTGTTTCTTGTGTTACTGCTCATAAGGCAGAGACAACAGCAAGAGATTTAGAAAAAGTGGGTGGCGAGGTTCAAATTGTTGAAGGGAACTGTGGCGCAGATTGGACGGTTTTTTTGCTTGGGTTCCAGGCCGCCCGTGAAGAGCCCTTAATTGAACGGCTAGTCGAGATGACGGGGAGGGATCCACGAGAGCTTCGTCGCCGCATCAGAGGAATCAATGAAGATGCACCTTTTACGGTTCTTGAGTGTGTCAATCAAAATCAATCTAGGCTTGCCCTCAATTTATTAGCCCATGCCGGAGGGAATACAAGGTCCAACCGCCCGCCCAATGGCTGTGCGCAATAA
- a CDS encoding c-type cytochrome has translation MRYFVHLLWIGLLLGCTPKPPSGGPEMSLAEKGKSVYMANCIACHNKDPKLDGPIGPANHGSSLELLTARVLEAKYPANYKPKRDTKLMQPMSFLKNDLEALHAFLNQ, from the coding sequence ATGAGATATTTTGTTCATCTTCTATGGATAGGGCTTTTATTGGGCTGTACCCCCAAACCACCTTCAGGTGGGCCCGAAATGAGTTTGGCCGAAAAAGGCAAGTCTGTTTACATGGCCAACTGCATTGCTTGTCACAACAAAGACCCAAAGCTTGATGGCCCCATCGGCCCTGCCAACCATGGCTCATCATTAGAGCTACTTACTGCTAGAGTTTTAGAGGCAAAGTATCCAGCTAATTATAAACCTAAGCGAGATACCAAACTCATGCAACCCATGTCATTTTTGAAAAATGACCTTGAGGCCTTGCATGCGTTTTTGAATCAGTAA
- a CDS encoding PQQ-dependent sugar dehydrogenase, giving the protein MYRWMMGGVFVFAIITMIGCSNNQASDPLQTTENPTPTPSPTSPPPPTVTPEDTVIGIKFTEVGDEFSAPMLVDLEFLPGTNGELITISLDGNIYYLTSDFKILSQSQNLVVGLEFEQGLLNVVADPDYATNHYIYLFYTTVGNQPVDQENRVDRFTVSVDVSAGTFNLADQQNIIRLPKSENPEPGTNHNGGGLFFNEAGQLFIAAGDAGGSGSANPTYAIAQNTELSLGKIHRVIPNHNSGQGGFTIPSGNIASTNYPSIYAYGLRNPFTITYHPGHLFMGDVGGGFYEEIDLAMSGGLNFGWPFTEGPTNDPQYVTPIGGYSHEDTTQEEEDPAEDPEMHAHSIMVGHFYTGSQYGNFLDNVLIYSEFYEGWVRGLTLEPMTGAVLNDRHLAHLAGMTSVQMGPDEFLYAVSLGESARILRIDPILQ; this is encoded by the coding sequence ATGTATCGATGGATGATGGGAGGGGTGTTTGTTTTTGCAATAATAACAATGATTGGGTGCTCGAACAATCAAGCGAGCGATCCGTTACAAACTACCGAAAATCCTACCCCGACTCCTAGTCCAACTAGCCCACCACCTCCAACCGTTACACCTGAGGATACGGTGATTGGTATAAAATTTACCGAAGTGGGGGATGAGTTTTCGGCACCGATGTTAGTGGATTTAGAATTTTTGCCTGGCACCAATGGCGAGCTTATTACGATTAGTTTAGATGGCAATATTTATTACCTTACCAGCGATTTCAAAATTCTTTCGCAATCACAAAATTTAGTAGTTGGTTTGGAGTTTGAGCAAGGCCTGCTTAACGTGGTTGCAGATCCAGACTATGCTACCAATCATTATATTTATCTTTTTTATACAACCGTGGGTAATCAGCCGGTTGATCAAGAAAATCGGGTTGATCGTTTTACGGTTAGTGTTGATGTGAGTGCGGGAACTTTTAATTTAGCCGATCAGCAAAATATTATTCGCTTACCTAAATCTGAAAATCCTGAACCTGGCACCAATCACAATGGGGGCGGGCTTTTCTTTAATGAAGCGGGGCAGCTGTTTATTGCCGCCGGCGATGCTGGTGGAAGTGGATCCGCCAATCCAACTTATGCCATCGCTCAAAATACCGAATTGAGTTTAGGCAAAATTCATCGGGTGATTCCCAATCATAATTCAGGGCAAGGGGGTTTTACCATTCCCAGTGGAAATATTGCTTCAACGAATTATCCTAGCATTTACGCCTATGGCCTGCGCAATCCCTTTACGATTACTTATCATCCGGGGCATTTATTTATGGGCGATGTGGGTGGTGGTTTTTATGAGGAAATTGATTTGGCGATGAGTGGTGGTTTGAATTTTGGTTGGCCTTTTACCGAAGGGCCAACGAACGATCCGCAATATGTCACTCCCATTGGGGGTTATTCGCACGAAGATACCACGCAGGAAGAAGAAGATCCTGCTGAAGATCCCGAAATGCACGCCCATTCGATTATGGTGGGGCACTTTTATACCGGTTCACAATATGGAAATTTTTTAGACAATGTATTGATCTATTCTGAATTTTATGAAGGTTGGGTGAGGGGCCTCACCCTTGAGCCTATGACAGGTGCGGTTTTGAATGATCGCCATTTGGCCCATCTGGCAGGCATGACCAGTGTGCAAATGGGGCCAGATGAGTTTCTCTATGCAGTATCGTTAGGTGAGTCGGCACGTATTTTAAGAATCGACCCGATTCTGCAATAA
- a CDS encoding urate hydroxylase PuuD, with product MEIAILTPAGSQFILRWIHLLAGVTWIGLLYYFNFVQGEWFKETEANVKNAAIGKLVPRALWWFRWGAMFTFVSGLAILLHRGGSSGWEQFKSPYGVLILTGALLGTFMFLNVWLIIWPNQKKVIASAEQVLKGGAALPEAAAAGAKGLLASRTNTLFSIPMLFFMGAASHLPVSFIADVKLEHLALPMIAIIVLLELNAIRGKLGPLATIKGVIHCGLLLTIVLYAIIEVLA from the coding sequence ATGGAAATCGCCATACTTACTCCCGCTGGGAGTCAATTCATTTTACGTTGGATCCACCTTTTAGCCGGTGTTACCTGGATAGGCCTTCTGTACTACTTTAACTTTGTGCAAGGCGAATGGTTTAAAGAAACCGAGGCCAATGTCAAAAATGCCGCGATTGGCAAACTGGTGCCACGGGCCCTGTGGTGGTTTCGTTGGGGCGCGATGTTCACCTTTGTTTCAGGCTTAGCCATTCTATTGCACCGCGGTGGGAGTTCAGGTTGGGAACAATTCAAGTCCCCCTATGGCGTGTTGATTTTAACCGGTGCTTTATTGGGTACGTTCATGTTCCTCAACGTGTGGCTGATTATTTGGCCTAATCAAAAGAAAGTCATCGCTTCGGCAGAACAAGTTCTTAAAGGAGGCGCTGCCCTCCCTGAGGCTGCTGCCGCGGGCGCCAAAGGGTTGCTGGCCTCGCGAACCAATACCCTATTCTCAATCCCCATGCTTTTTTTCATGGGTGCCGCCAGTCATTTACCCGTCAGCTTTATCGCCGATGTCAAACTCGAACATTTAGCCTTACCCATGATCGCCATCATCGTTTTGCTTGAACTCAATGCAATTCGTGGTAAGTTGGGCCCCTTAGCAACCATTAAAGGTGTTATCCACTGTGGTTTGCTTTTAACGATTGTTCTTTACGCAATTATTGAGGTGTTAGCATGA
- a CDS encoding retropepsin-like domain-containing protein → MNKIESYRYDPRKDIIHIPGYIWGPLGEQRVKLAFDPGAYRTIVNTSLTDSLGYQANPKSRGVSTSSIVGREWGYTLVVQKLSILSFEFANVEIACFDLPEKYDIDGLIGLDLIEKFEITLRHKDRWIQFRLLD, encoded by the coding sequence ATGAACAAAATTGAATCTTACCGTTATGATCCACGCAAAGACATTATTCATATTCCTGGTTATATTTGGGGGCCATTGGGGGAACAGCGTGTCAAGTTAGCTTTTGATCCCGGGGCCTATCGGACTATTGTCAATACTTCCTTGACCGACTCTCTTGGTTATCAGGCAAATCCAAAAAGTAGGGGCGTGAGCACTTCATCAATCGTTGGTCGGGAATGGGGCTATACACTTGTTGTGCAAAAATTATCTATTCTCAGTTTTGAATTTGCCAATGTAGAAATTGCCTGTTTTGATCTTCCTGAAAAATACGACATTGATGGCCTTATTGGATTGGATCTCATCGAGAAATTTGAAATTACTCTAAGACACAAAGATCGTTGGATTCAGTTTCGGTTATTAGACTAG
- a CDS encoding NAD(P)-dependent oxidoreductase: MTNLQGKTIIITGASRGIGRAIALRCAQDKANIVIAAKSATPHPKLPGTIYTVASEVEALGAKVLPLQVDVRSEEEVEKMVEETVKKFGGVDALVNNAGAIFLADTPSTPMKRFDLMHGVNVRAVYLCSQKALPHLKKGKNPHILNLSPPLSLDPKWLKNHLAYSLSKYGMSLCTLGMSAEFEPYGIAVNSLWPRTLIATAAVDWLMGEAGIKQSRKPEIMADAAHEILCKENRQVTGQTLIDEDVLRQAGMKNFDQYAHEPGETLMPDLYVE, translated from the coding sequence ATGACCAACTTGCAAGGTAAAACCATTATCATCACCGGGGCAAGTCGTGGCATTGGCCGGGCGATTGCTTTACGGTGTGCCCAAGATAAGGCCAATATTGTTATTGCGGCTAAGTCAGCCACACCGCATCCTAAATTGCCTGGCACCATTTATACAGTGGCTAGTGAAGTAGAAGCTCTTGGCGCCAAGGTTTTACCCCTACAAGTTGATGTGCGTAGTGAAGAAGAAGTTGAGAAGATGGTGGAAGAGACGGTTAAAAAATTTGGTGGCGTTGATGCCCTGGTTAACAATGCGGGGGCCATTTTTTTAGCAGATACTCCCAGTACACCCATGAAGCGCTTTGACCTTATGCACGGTGTTAATGTGCGGGCAGTTTATTTATGTTCGCAAAAAGCCCTGCCTCATTTGAAGAAGGGAAAGAACCCGCATATTTTAAATCTTTCCCCACCCCTTAGTCTGGATCCCAAATGGTTAAAAAATCATTTGGCCTATAGCCTTTCAAAATATGGCATGTCGCTTTGTACGCTTGGAATGAGCGCTGAATTTGAACCCTATGGGATTGCCGTTAATTCCCTTTGGCCAAGGACCCTCATTGCCACTGCGGCCGTCGATTGGCTCATGGGTGAAGCGGGCATTAAACAAAGTCGCAAACCTGAGATCATGGCCGATGCGGCCCATGAGATTTTGTGCAAAGAGAATCGGCAAGTAACCGGGCAAACCTTAATTGACGAAGATGTCTTGCGACAAGCGGGTATGAAAAATTTTGACCAATACGCCCATGAACCTGGCGAAACCTTGATGCCTGATTTATATGTTGAGTAA